The Pleuronectes platessa chromosome 10, fPlePla1.1, whole genome shotgun sequence genome contains a region encoding:
- the pear1 gene encoding platelet endothelial aggregation receptor 1, with amino-acid sequence MPTMRSSVGLLVVSLLIGLSCSLNPRDPNVCSMWESFTTSVKESYSHPYDQVTDEPCSDPRTSYRCMRHRITYKTAYRQAVKTDHRKRYQCCPGYYESRDKCVPRCTRECVHGRCVAPDRCQCEEGWRGDDCSSACDDKRWGPGCSNQCKCENAALCDPVKGTCQCPPGFIGRHCEDKCPAGTFGKGCLQRCKCGTGGTCDQQTGECICRDGFTGTFCEVACSRRCQARCPCQNGGICRGKGICACPPGWTGAVCTERCPEGRFGSNCAEECVCHNRGKCDPEAGQCQCAKGFTGNRCNEECAAGSYGQDCEGVCDCANGARCFNIDGGCLCEPGFSGPHCRDRMCSPGKYGMHCERTCLCQDKHTLSCHPMKGECTCQPGWAGLYCNETCAHGFYGHGCLEPCLCVNGGVCHSATGRCQCAPGFTGLHCESPCKSGTYGKNCSLECSCKNFVDCSPLDGTCFCKEGWRGPDCSTPCSEGTWGPGCNATCHCANGAKCHPADGSCTCTAGWQGAHCDQPCPMGTFGPGCLKRCDCVRADGCQAATGECHCLPGWGGSRCSEPCSDGLWGRHCNQTCFKHCPNSDTCIRETGECVCRPGYRGVTCQNKCRAGMFGEQCSMSCPSCAESYRCHHVTGECDCLPGYTGLNCDQVCPSGFFGKQCSEVCVNCANNSTCDQRDGHCECSPGWTATDCSKPCSPGRFGSFCSQTCSCPNDLICDRFTGDCICESGDEDCKQDPSERTGSVMVPLPPGERESWGAISGIVVLVILVVLLLALLLLYRRRQKDKQNNTPTVSFSTSRTVNSEYAVPDVPYSYHHYYSNPSYHTLSQNRPPLPHPPNNHDRTIKNTNNQLFCSVKNMERERRGLFGVESNATLPADWKHQEPRKASGAFGIDRSYSYSASLGKYYSKELEDTAAVSSSSLNSENPYATIKDLPGLPFCPPECSYMEMKSSVLRERAYTEISPPPFNPASLHRERQSSLGHSSHEDPQGHYDLPVNSHIPGHYDLPPVRRPPSPSPSPRRTPQ; translated from the exons ATGCCGACCATGCGGAGCTCCGTGGGGCTGCTGGTCGTTAGCCTGCTGATCGGTCTGAGCTGCTCCCTGAACCCGAGGGACCCGAATGTGTGCAGCATGTGGGAGAG CTTCACCACCTCAGTCAAAGAGTCGTACTCGCATCCTTACGACCAGGTGACAGACGAGCCCTGCTCGGACCCTCGGACCTCCTACCGATGCATGCGCCACAG gATCACCTACAAGACGGCCTACAGGCAGGCGGTGAAGACTGACCATCGCAAGAGGTACCAGTGCTGCCCGGGCTACTACGAGAGCAGAGACAAGTGTGTCC CTCGCTGCACCAGGGAGTGTGTGCACGGCCGCTGTGTCGCCCCCGACCGGTGCCAGTGTGAGGAGGGCTGGCGAGGAGACGACTGCTCCAGCG CCTGTGATGACAAACGCTGGGGCCCCGGCTGCAGTAACCAGTGCAAGTGTGAGAACGCCGCGCTCTGTGATCCGGTGAAGGGGACGTGTCAGTGTCCCCCGGGCTTCATAGGACGCCACTGTGAGGACAAGTGTCCAGCCGGCACCTTTGGGAAGGGCTGTCTGCAGAGGTGCAAGTGTGGGACCGGAGGGACATGTGACCAGCAAACAGGAGAGTGCATATGTCGGGACGGATTCACGGGGACATT cTGTGAGGTGGCGTGTTCCAGGAGGTGTCAGGCTCGATGCCCCTGCCAGAACGGGGGGATCTGTCGGGGCAAAGGAATCTGCGCCTGCCCCCCGGGGTGGACG GGGGCAGTCTGCACGGAGCGATGTCCAGAGGGAAGGTTTGGATCAAACTGTGCAGAGGAGTGTGTTTGTCACAACAGGGGAAAGTGCGACCCAGAAGCGGGACAGTGCCAGTGTGCTAAAGGCTTCACCGGtaacag GTGTAACGAGGAGTGTGCGGCAGGGAGTTACGGTCAGGACTGTGAAGGAGTGTGCGACTGTGCAAACGGCGCTCGCTGCTTCAACATCGACGGCGGCTGCCTGTGTGAGCCGGGCTTCAGCGGGCCGCACTGCAGGGACAGGATGTGCTCGCCCGGCAAATACGGCATGCACTGTGAACGCACGTGTCTCTgtcaggacaaacacacactcag CTGCCATCCAATGAAAGGAGAGTGCACGTGCCAGCCGGGCTGGGCGGGACTCTACTGCAACGAGACCTGCGCTCACGGGTTCTACGGCCACGGTTGCCTGGAGCCGTGCCTGTGTGTGAACGGGGGGGTGTGTCACAGCGCCACTGGCCGGTGTCAGTGTGCCCCGGGGTTCACG GGGCTTCATTGTGAGAGTCCGTGTAAAAGTGGCACCTACGGTAAAAACTGCTCCCTGGAGTGTTCCTGTAAAAACTTTGTGGACTGCTCGCCGCTGGACGGGACGTGCTTCTGCAAAGAGG GCTGGCGAGGACCGGACTGTTCCACCCCCTGCTCGGAGGGAACCTGGGGCCCAGGATGCAACGCCACCTGCCACTGCGCCAATGGGGCGAAATGTCACCCGGCAGACGGGTCGTGCACCTGCACCGCCGGCTGGCAGGGGGCGCACTGTGACCAGCCGTGCCCA ATGGGCACTTTTGGGCCAGGCTGCCTGAAGAGGTGCGATTGTGTTCGTGCCGACGGCTGCCAGGCCGCCACCGGGGAGTGCCACTGTCTGCCAGGCTGGGGGG GTTCCCGCTGCAGCGAGCCGTGTTCAGACGGCCTGTGGGGGCGCCACTGTAACCAGACCTGTTTCAAGCATTGCCCCAACAGCGACACGTGCATAAGGGAAAccggagagtgtgtgtgtcgtccGGGCTACAGGGGAGTCACCTGTCAGAACA AATGCCGAGCTGGCATGTTCGGGGAGCAGTGCAGCATGTCCTGTCCGTCCTGTGCAGAGTCGTACCGCTGCCATCATGTGACAGGAGAGTGTGACTGCCTGCCTGGATACACGGGACTCAACTGTGATCAAG tttgtccaTCTGGCTTCTTTGGCAAACAGTGTTCTGAGGTGTGTGTTAACTGCGCCAACAACTCCACATGCGACCAGCGGGACGGTCACTGTGAGTGTTCTCCTGGCTGGACGGCGACCGACTGCTCCAAAC CCTGCAGTCCCGGTCGGTTTGGATCCTTCTGCTCTCAGACCTGCTCGTGTCCCAACGACCTGATCTGTGACCGCTTCACCGGAGACTGCATCTGTGAAAGTGGAGACGAGGACTGTAAACAAG ACCCGTCGGAGCGGACCGGCAGCGTCATGGTGCCTCTTCCCCCCGGGGAGCGGGAGTCGTGGGGGGCCATCAGCGGCATCGTGGTGCTGGTCATCCtcgtggtgctgctgctggctctgctgctcctgtACCGCCGCCGGCAGAAGGACAAGCAGAACAACACGCCCACGGTTTCCTTCTCCACCAGCCGCACCGTCAACTCCGAGTACGCTGTTCCAG ATGTTCCCTACAGCTACCACCACTACTACTCCAACCCCAGCTACCACACGCTGAGCCAGAACAGGCCTCCGCTGCCGCACCCCCCCAACAACCACGACCGCACCATCAAG AATACCAATAACCAGCTGTTCTGCAGCGTGAAAAACATGGAGCGGGAGAGACGGGGGCTGTTTGGGGTTGAGAGCAACGCCACGCTGCCGGCGGACTGGAAACACCAGGAGCCCCGCAAAGCCTCAG GAGCTTTTGGAATCGACCGGAGCTACAGCTACAGCGCCAGCCTCGGAAAATATTACAGCAAAG AGCTGGAGGACACGGCGGCGGTGAGCAGCAGCTCTCTGAACAGTGAGAATCCTTACGCCACCATCAAAGACCTGCCGGGGCTTCCCTTCTGCCCCCCCGAGTGCAGCTACATGGAGATGAAGTCGTCCGTCCTCCGAGAGCGAGCGTACACCGAGATCAGCCCGCCGCCGTTCAACCCGGCCTCCTTACACAGAG AGCGTCAGAGCTCCCTCGGCCACTCTTCACACGAGGACCCCCAGGGCCACTACGACCTCCCTGTGAACAGCCACATCCCGGGACACTACGACCTGCCGCCCGTCCGCCGCCCGCCGTCCCCCAGCCCGTCCCCCAGGAGGACACCCCAGTGA